From the Motacilla alba alba isolate MOTALB_02 chromosome 1, Motacilla_alba_V1.0_pri, whole genome shotgun sequence genome, the window CATGTACATACGTACAATGCGCCCTTTAGGAGGCTGCGCCGGTTGCCTCACGCCACGGCGACAACTGCGGAAAaagagcagcaggggctgcactCGTTGTCCATTAGATTTTAATTTCCAGAGGAAGGATGGGGCGctaatgttgatttttttgtttgtttgtttgttttatttaatttaatttccccTTAGCCCGCGCCCAGCGCTCCCGCCCGCCATGtcgcggcgggccgggccggggcggggcggggccgtgCGGCGGCGGCCGTTGCGCCTGCGCGGTGCGGGGGGTGCGGCCGGCCATGGCCGCCTCCgtgttctgctgcttctcctggtgCCGGGATGGCGGCGCCGGGCACATCCCGCTCAAGGAGATGCCCGCCGTGCACCTGGACACGCAGCGCATGGGTGAGCGGGGCAGGGTCGCTGCCGCCGGCGGGCGGCTCCCTGGCGGGCAGGGCCGCGGCCCCGGAGCGCGGCACGGGGGTAACCGCTGGGAAAGTCGCCTTGGGGCTACTTCTTTAGCAGGAATCGGCAGTTTtcgggggaaaaaaataaggaagctTGGTTTGAAAGTGGTTTAGAGCAGTTGGTGTTTAACTGAAGTTGATCGGCGCCATGGGTGTGTGAGGTGCCCGAGGGCGGCAGGCTGCTCGACGGGGGCTGTCGTGGTCAGGGTGGGCGCGGGTGGTTCCGAGCCGAGGCGCTGAGTTCACGGAACCGCAAAATctgtgaggctggaaaagatttCTGAggccatcgagtccaacctgtgacccaGCGTCACCACGTCAGCCAGACCAGGGCGCTTAGTGCTAcgtccagtctttccttaaacctCTCTAGGGACGGAGACTCCACCTCCACTTAGGACCGTGGAGATGGAGAAGGAGCCCGCCGTGCAGAGTCCTGTCCGTGCTGCTCTTTCGAGGATTGCCCTTAGCATGGGCTATCCACAGAACCGTGCCCGGGCTTTGTCCAGGACAGAGGGGATCTGGGCCAGCCGCAGCAGAGCGGgggagagagctggggaggaatAGGTACGGTCCAGTGCTCCAGCATAATTGTTAGCCACAGCCTCCCGTGTGCGTGGCCATGACAACGGTGCCTAAAGATGAAGTCGTCCAATGGAGAAGGAAAACTtagcagaggatttttttctctatatatTGGCAGGCACATTTCTGATAGAAGGGCTATTTCAGAGACTAACTAAACGCCTTGCAGTTCCACCAATCATTTCTACCCGATatgcttttccttcttgttgCAGAATGCTTTTTCTCCGATGTTAGAGAACAGAGTACAGGGCTTTGGTCTCACAGTGAACCCTTTCTGACTAAATTGTAAGTTATGCTTCTGATGTGGCTAAAGCAAAGGTTGTAATCAGCATGGTGCCATAAAGCCCGAGAGGTGAAAATTAGATCAGCTtatagattttaaataaataaactctAGTGGAAAGGTGAACTAGCCTGTAAACGACCTTCCTTCTCTTGCTTCAAAGCACAGCCCGTCATCGTATTTCTCACAGACTAATGAAGCTTTTACTTGGGGCAGAAGTAACAAAACCTGGTCGCAATGTTTAGGGCTTTTGAGGGCTGCTTTCAggtttctaaaaatgttttgaagttctgtggggttttttttccttcttgcaggAACAGATGTCGTCATTGTTAAAAATGGCAGGAGAATATGTGGCACGGGAGGATGCTTAGCCAATGCACCTTTGCATCAGAACAAGAGCTATTTCGAGTTTAAAATCCAGTCTACAGGTTAGTcaacaaaaaatacacaactTTAAACTTGGGAGATATGTTACATTGCCTGCTGGTGGCAGTATCTCAAAGGCTCAGCACATGCATCTTTCTAATTGCATCCCTGAAGTTGTGAACGTTAGAGAGATTTATAAGTTACTGtgtgaaaggaatttttttttctttttttaaaattttgattctaaaatattaaaaataatagtaagTGTATTACTAGAGGACGGCAAATACTAAGCCCCCACATTGTTCTGTATTCTGTTATAGGCATGTTTTTCAGGTGgcatattttagaaattatttttcctcattaaatgCTTATGACTACATAAAACACTGTAGctatgaagtattttttaaggAGTGCAGTTTATCCAGTGATATTTGTATCTATTTGTCTACCCTCATTTGCACTTAGCAGGCACTGTTTGCCCAAGCAAGGGTGATGCTCCTTGTGCTACCCTTTGCTCTTCAGATCAAGTGTGTAGCACTTACTCTGACACTGCCTTATCCAGAGGAGCCTTTCAGCACCTTGTTCCTTTATTTGCTCCTACAAATACGGTCAGCTTCACTACTACAGAGAGCACTCCAGGCATGCCTGTATTCTGGCATGAAAAGTCAgcctgcatttttaaaagctgctagCAGACAGTCTGAAAATGAAGCTGTGCTTTCCCTGAGTGTGTgtggggaggaaagaagaaggGAAGTGTTAGTCCAGAGGCAGGCCTTATGTACCAGCTGGAGCTTGATGCTGAAACTTTTTGGGTAGGAGTTGTTTTCCTTCAGGTGGGTCAGAGTGTAGGCAGCGTGAACACAGATCTGCCCACAACACCTTGCAGTCCAGCTAGCTGGTTGGTTTTAAGCTACATGGAAGCCCATATCCATCTTAACTTGGAAATTTTGTTATCCTTTATTTTGGGAAGAATCCATTGCAGCTGTTGATCATACGTGGTCATTATTCAGACAGATAGTCTATCCATGTTCTTAACACTTGAGAAACATGGGAAATAAACTCTCCTCGTTCCCGTGAGCCTTTTTTCCTCTATTCCGTGCCCCAAGGCAGGAGAACTGTGGAAGACTTAAAGTAAATCTTACATTTCCAGAAGTATCCCTGCACAGTCAATTGGAGGTTATCTATGGGGTCACCCTGATGATTGTAAAATTTTCTGAAGTCAAATTACACTCTTACCTTTTCATTCTTGCTGTTAGAATAAATTATTCTACAGTTTCATCTTTTGAAAACAAGTTTCTTACATATTTGCCTCATTTTAGTCTTCTCTAGGCTAAAAAGTCCCAgtctgttggggttttttccattatCTCCTTATAGATAAACTTTTTACACTTTTGATTGGTGTTGTTGTTTCTTCTACAATGTCTTTCGTCAGCCTAATTTATCTTGAAGTACAGTGCTTAAAATGGATGTTCtacttcagctgcagcagcagtagATTACCTCATCTGTTTTATACGTGCCACACATCCAGAAGTTTTCCACATCAGTAGAGCACACTCACACTCAGCAAGAGGTCTGTGAACTGGTTACCAAGCCACCACTTTATTTGTGCCACTTACTGTTCCTACTTACCTGCTCTTCTTCATATTTAAGTAAAAACAGATGCAACTTCTTTATTTCTATCCAGTTAGTCGGGATCACTTTAAACCTCTCAAGAGCTTGCAGTCCTGTCAGGCTGGGATTGGCAGCACGTTTAATCAACACATTGTCATGTTATGCAAGTAATTGGTAATACAGAACAGTATCTGACCTGGTGCATTCAATGCAAAACCTCAAACTCCACTTGAGTCATCTTTTTTGATTTGACAGGGTGCTACTGATGAGTAATCCTGGAATAGTTTTCTAACCACTCGTGCCTTCGTACTGCTGTAACTGTCTAGACCATGTTTTCATCATTTGACTATTTCAGTGTTGCATGAGTTTCAAAAGCATTACTAAATCTAGGTCTGTAATattaatactttcttttttttccgTAAGACTAACCAGTCTTAGTCTAACcagctgaaaaaggaaaatttgttgTTTACAGATCTATGCTagttggatttattttttgtatccACCTACAGTCTCAGAgtttgttttcaatatttttctgggGATAAAAGTTAAGCTGAGTGGTTACAATTCTCTTTCTCAGAGATCCTTATTTTTCAAGATAGATGCTGTTTGTCTTCATTCTCCTGTGGCTACTTGTGCTGGGTCTGGTCAGGATGGAGTTAATTATCTTCATAGCAGCTGCTGTGGTtgtgtgttttggatttgtgaccaAACCAATACTGATAACACACCAATACTGATAACACACCAATACTTTAGCaattgctgagcagggcttgcacagcaTCAAAACCTCCTCTGTTTCTCACTCAGCCCCTCCAGTGACTATGATTAGGGTTATATAAGAGCTTGTGAGGGGACATAACCAGGTGGATGACCCAAAATAGCCAAAGAGATATTCCATACCACATACCACCTGTCTTGTTCAGGAATAAATGGGAGAAGAGGGGATTTAGGGAAATTAGCCATCTTTTACTTGGGAGTTGGCTGGGCATCAGTCTACCCATGAGAGGTGGTGAGTGATTGCCATTGCATCACTTTGTCTTGTTGTCTCTTTCACTTCTGCTTTACTAACTAAACAACTTTTATCTTTAGCCACaagttttcttggttttactcttccttttctctttctccgTTCCACGAGGGCCTGGTTGGGCTGGGGGAAGAGAATGAGTGGCTGGATGGTGCTTAGCTGCCAGACAATAGTTCTGGTATTTCCAGGAGATATTTACTGCTAGTTCCATCATGACATtagttaaaaaacaaattcttaatGCTGTCCTGCTTCAGTCAGTCTTCAAAATAACATGGTTTATTTCTCACTGTGTTAATATCACATTTTAGGGATTTGGGGTATAGGAGTTGCAACCCAGAAAGCAAACTTGAATCAAATTCCACTTGGTCGAGATGTCCACAGCCTGGTGATAAGAAATGATGGAGCTCTCTACTATAACAATGAGGAGAAAAATAGGCTACCAGCAAACAACCTTCCTCAGGAGGGCGATGTGGTGGTGAGTTTCTTAAGGCTTTCTCACTTCCTCACCTGTTCCCACAGGACTCTTATTTACAGCTTTGTTTTAAGTCAAATTTAACTGGTTTAAGTCACATTGTTCAGTTTGCATCTCCCAGTTTGGAAAGTGCTGGGATATAGATTCCTGTTGTCTTTGAATGGATCAGCAGCCTGGATATGGGTGGACTTCGTTCTTGGTATTGATAGGTTCCTAATGAGGGATGGACTTGACCAGAGTTTGAGAAATAGTTTCTGGTGCTCTATTGCAGTATCTACCTGACTGATAATCCCCATCACGAGGATCCTAAACTGTTTGAGATGGAACCTGCCTGAACAAATAATGTGCTGGAATGCATTGCATGTCTATGCACCATGCCCAGCTGAGCTCAAGAACCCTTAGCTAACTGGTTAATGATTAGAAGGACAGAACAGGGCAGAGATGGGTCCTGGATGataaattaattgtatttttagcCAAACTTTAGTGATGTGTGGGGGATATTGGGTGGGGAGGGGGTTAATGTTCACTGGAAAAATGATTGagggaaaattttaattttttgtacCTTACTATTTCAGGTTTCTCAAAGCATCCTTAAGCGACTTTGTTCAAAGTGTTGGTTTTTTAGTACTGTCATTTTCTCCATGTCTTcttatgtattttcaaaaatacGTGAGAGCAATGCAATGAAATTGAGACCATTTGTCACCCCTATTTTTTCATGCTGGGTAACTTGCCTCTCTATAGCCATGGTTAGAAATGCCATCTTTAGAAGCTGCAAACAGCTAAGGGTGACATCTCCACCCTTAACCCTCAGATACAATACTGTTCTTTTAATCCccttctgaaattgtttttttgAAGGGTTGCAGACTGTTTCAGGCTTTGATGAGCTGGTGTGGTGTGAACAGCTTCAGCTAATCACAAAAAACATGACTGATATGTTACTGCTAACTTCCCCACCTCCATAAATACCAAGTTATTTTGTTCTGtcatgaaaacaaattttttaagTCCTGCATGAGCACACAAATTGTCACACTCAAACATACCAAAGCAGTGAGGAAAGTCCTTTAGCTAACAGCTAAGTAAGTTACTATCTTGTTAGTGTTTGCTTTCTGCCCTGTGGTCAGCATATTTACAGCGTTGTGTGTGAAACCGTGGTCTGTTGCTGCCAGCAGAGTAAATGAACTGAGAGAGGTTTCCATATGGAGGTGTGGAAGGATGAACTTGGTTCCTAGCAAAGTTATTTTGGTGAGAAGATACAAACAAGAAGATTGCAAACCTCCTCATACTCAAAATTGTTGAACACCTTGTGTTTCTTTAAGGTGGTGAAGTTTGGAAATTTGTTTTGTTAACTCAGTAAGATGTGGAGTGTATTGTGCAGTACTGTGCTGCTTCCCAGTTGGAACAGGCATTAAGGAATCATCCTGagtatttgaaaatacagatgTTGCTGGCCATTTATTAACTCTAGTCCTTGGCAGGAATATGTCAAGTGAGATTTTCTAGGATGCTGTGGTTTGCATTATGGTGTTAAAATCTGCCTATGGCGAAGAAAGCTAAGTAGCAGTCTTACGTGTAAAAACTTGCTGatgcttttttctcttaattttctgTACTTTGTAGGGCATTACATATGACCATGTAGaattaaatgtatatttaaatggCAAGAACATGCATTGCCCAGCTTCAGGAATCAGGGGGACTGTCTATCCAGTGGTCTATGGTAAGTCAGAGATTTTCAAACTGTTTCAcattatggaaaatatttttattccagttcTGTTTTGTGAGCTGTGTATTCTTCTCACTTAAATGTTACTCACATCCGTCATCTATTCTTGGCAACTACAACAATTAATTACATGAAAATGTAAACCTAGGAAATtacaaaagaatatttttgcctCACTTTTAATGCTGCttaataggggaaaaaaaagcactgcttACTGATTGCTTAGAGTGTCCTCATCCAGCAAGCTGGGGAGTTGCTGCACTCAGTCTAAAAGTTGCCAGGTAAAAGAAATTAAGCAGATGGCAGACTTGAGGGTTAATCTGATTTATCTGTGAAGCTTGATATTTGTGCCTTTTAATTTCCCATACTTCATAAATGCCACCAGTGTTCCATAGCAATAGAAttgttgtttgtgttttcttgaaCTTCCTGTGCAGTTTCTGCCCTTTTCTGCTTGTCCTATTGCTCTGCACCACCGAGCAGTGCCTGGATCCACCCTCTTGGCatcctcccttcagatactcaTAGATATTGGTGAGGTCCCTTCTCAGACATCTCTTATTGAGACTGAACagacccagctccctcagccttttctcataggagaggtgctccagtcccttcaccatctttgtcACCATGCTCTGGACCTGCTCTAGGAGCTCcatcttcattttttctgtgcCTCATCTAAGTAGtagccaaaataattttggttgTAAGGAAGACCCTTAGCTGCATGATGgggtattttttaattcatggtGGGTTCCTAATGAACTGTTGGCACGTTCCCATTTATATCTTGATACATTTTGATTGATACGGAATTTTatgaacaggaagaaaacacgCCAGATGCGTTGTAGAGTGTTTGAAGTCTATAAACGTAGCTGGTGAACCACTTGTTTCCAAGCCCTAAGGGCGGAATCGTTTTACATGGTCAAGTTGTGATGTGTCCTTGAGCCGCGTGATGGCGCCGCTAAAATGCTGTGGTGGCACCTCCTCGTGCAacatcttcagcagcagcagagttaCTGTGGGGCTGCATCTTCCCTGTGTTTTGGAAGAGGTCTTACACAGCATGAAGAATGAAGGTTGCTTTCAGAAACTACTCGGCGGCATGTTAGCCTACTGTTAATCTTTTTTCTCTGACTAAAGAAGTTCCATGCCTGGAGAATGCAGTGATCTTTCATTGCCAGGCTCTTTTGGTCTTCTTCCACAAGTGGGCATAATTTCATCATAATTATCATGTCTCCTACATATAGCTATAACTTGAAGCCTGCAGGTTGTTTTTGTACACTACTTGCTTGGTATAAACTTCAAGTGTctttaatttaatgaaattctAGTCCTGTGGAAGGACTTGGCTGTACAGAAGAGAGTTTCTCAAACATTTACCCTCTTCACACTAGAACTATAGacatctttttaaaaggaaagtgaTAGATCAGGCAAACACAGTGTCAAGCTTgagaagataaaacaaaaaaaaaggacttaaAGGTTATTCCCTACAGCAGCTGTACCTCAGGCACTTTAATGGAAGCAAGACATAAACACTGCATAAGTACTAGAGAACTGTACAAACACACTGATAGGAGTTTTCACAAAGCCTAGAGGGAAGAATTCCAGCCTTGTCTCTGAGATAGCTAAGTTCCAAAACATGGAGATGAACCTTTTCTTGTTTGAACTAATGTTGATATTCTGCCAGGTTCATCTCAGAAGTTGTCTTTGAAAGAGACCTTGCTTTTCTGACTAGGTGGGTGTTTCAGTTTGCTAGTGAAGTACACAAAAGCGTTGCTCTGAAAATACtcatcagtttcttttttttattctgcattgAAAGTACTGTTGTAGGCGGGTAGATTATGCAGGGGTCAAAACCAGGGAGAAgttctgtaaaaaaaacccacaataacTTCCAATTTCAAGAAGCAGTCAAAGAAGCTCTCTTTGGATCATATACTAAAACTGATGGTTTGATACCACTGCTGCAGGCATGTGAAACCTTGTAAACCTCCAAAAAGCCTCTGTAGACAGCTGAAACTCCAGCAGAATTAGGAACAGAGAAATAGGCACATGAAGAGGTGACCTCCCTGCAAGGTTTATCTGGTAGCATCCTTAATCTGTAGATTTCTGGAGAAATGGAGTAGAAAATTTGGAATCAATAGCCTGAAGCTCTGCTAACACTCCTAGTGAAATTAGACACTCTCATTGACTTCACCAAGGAACCATTACTGagtaaacagcagaaaagagagatGGTTTGCTCTCCTGGCTTAAGGCCTTACCAAATTCATtgaaaggatttattttaattgtgtcTGTGTAATGGATGTATTGAAGAAATTCCTTGTGGTTTGAGCACAATCTACAGTTTATTAAGATGGTATAAAAGAGGATCAAACTGTAAGTGTTCCTTCTCTAATTCCTTCTTTTTGGTTCTCCTCTACAGTTGATGACAGTGCCATTCTGGATTGTCAGTTCAGTGAATTTTATCATACACCTCCACCTGGGTTTGAAAAGATCCTCTTTGAGCAGCAAATCTTCTGAATGTCTTCATACTGAGAATTTGCACCCTGCACTGTTACAAAAGCTTTGTCATCTTGAAGCCTCACTTTACTTTTAGGAAACATATCTGTATTTTTAGTAAGTACTTGTGACTGTTGTCTGCAGAATAAATACATTAACTGCAAGACCAGGTAAATGTGTTGCTGTCCAAATAAGAGTTTTCTGGCATTGTCTTGTGGTTGAAAATGAGTGTTTTGAGGCAGGGTTTTTCTCTGATTTGTACTTGATGCATAAGGAAACTAGGGATGTTGCTGTTTTCAGTATTACATTCAGTATTTTGAATAAACTGGAGCTCTGTAAGGCAAATAGTTCTTACACATATGATAGCTATGGAGATGGATAGTTCtcatgattttttcccccaggctttttctcacagaaattaTGTAATTTCTTTAAAGGATGCACTGTGTTTGTAGTCTGTGATTTGGAGTTGTGGTGTCCCACTTGTGCACAATGACTAATAATACAATGGCATAACTAGCAGCTAGATACTTTTTATTTGGCAAGGTGTAGGTTAATCCATTCCCTCAATCTTAGACCAGCAATTACAGCTTATCTGTTTCTTCTAgcttttaatttgcttttattgtgaccaaaaagaaaaaaattagaatattttctAGTAATACTTCTTTTGTTGAACCTTAAAAAGTAAACCTGAACACTACATGTGTGTTTGAGGACCACCATGCTCTTACTCTGGTAAGAGAGTAAGTACAGGTCACTCAACTTGGGTAAGCAAAGATCCAGGTGAAGTGTAGGAGATGTTATGGTGAAGCCTTACATCTAAACTGTAAATTAGATTATTCTCTTATGGAATAgcatatttaatttcttcatgaaTCATTTATAAACGGCTAAGACATTGTTCTAAAATGTGATGCCCTTGAATATACATTGTGagatgctatttttttcccctcttgtcATATTTAATATACTTCCTAGAagaatttttattgtaaaaaaaaaaatcttcatactgaatgtttgtgttttggttttggcttttcctgGGTTAATGTGTTTGCAtaaatgattttatttaaatatttttagaaattaccttactctgaaattttcaaatacaaacaGCTTTCTCAAAGTCTTTCACCTTAGGATTTTGCTGCATCTGTCTTAACTCTGTGGCccatgttttccttccttttagcCTTGCTGTCACGTGACAGTATTGGGTAGAACTTTTCAACCTTGTCAGCGTTATGGTGTAAACCTTGGGAAATTAGGGTGCaattttataatttccttttgaaatctcctcaaatcagagtaggataatgagaaatgaaaCCTAAATCCTAAAACACCTTCCCCCCGCCCCTCCCTTCTTTTTGAGCttaaattttttcccaatttgcTCTACCTtgttcctccagcagcacagagggacaaggAATGGGAGCTGTGGTCAGTTCTGCACATGTTGTCTCTGCCGctcctttttcctcagggaaaGGACTCCTCACAGTCTttacctgctccagcatggttTCTTCCCTTGCAAGGCAGTTCTCCAGAACTTCTCCACTGTGAGTCCTTTCCATAGTCTGCAGTTCTTCATGGACTGCTCCAGCATGAATCCCTTACACtgggtgcagtccttcaggagcagacagctccagcatgggtcTCCATGGGACCTGTTctgggtcacagcctccttggGGTATCCACATGCTCTGGGTGGGGTCCttcacagcctgcagggagatctctgctcccccatggatccccacgggctgcaggggcacagctgcctcaccatgggctgcaccagggACTGCAGGGCAATCTCTGCTCCGGTGCTAGGAGGAACTCCTGCCCCTccctgaccttggtgtctgtgGGGCTGTTTCTCTCATGTTCTCACCCCTCTCTCTGGCTGATATGGTGCagtttcccccccccccccccccaccccatttttaatctgttattccagggctctgccactgTCTCTGCTAGGCTTGATCTTGGCCAGCTGTAAGTCCATCTTGGACCCAGCTGGCATTGGATCTGTCAGAaatgggggaagcttctggcatcTTCCCACGGAAGCCACTCCTGTAGCCCCCTGCTACCAGAAccttgccatgcaaacccaatacagCTTCCACACAGCCTGGGCTTCAGGTGTCTGATGCAGCTCTCCAAGTCCCAGGTTGCAGGGATTGCCTGTGCCATCTGTCTGAGGCCATGAAAAATGGCCCTCTGTCCTTCCAGAGGTGTGCTGTCTTGGAGAAGATGTGCTGCCAGATGGATGAGTTCAGGAGGCAGTGAGCAGGTGGCACaccagagaaaatgaaagggaGATAGACAGGATCTTCTCTGAGCCTTAATAGCTTAAAGAGCCTCAGATCCCATCTGTAACAGGGAAGACAGCAGCGTCTGCCTTTCACTATCAAGGTAAGCAAAACCTCTGGAGAAAAGGATGGGTGGAAGCTTGTGACTTCTGGCACCCAGAGGAATGTTCTTGCCACACCTATGGGTTTACAGCTGCAAAACAGGTTCACTGCCCTCTTAGTTGAAGAGAAGCTAGATAAGCATGGGGGCCCAGGTGGTAGACAATACCTTGCTGATGAGAGGAAATGGAGTGAGAAGACACTAATAGGACAAGTCAGTAATTAACTGTAGATCTAGTGTTGGGAACATCATAAGATCCTAATAGGTTGTGGTAAGAGCAGACAGCGAGGTGGACTGAAAACTGGATGAatggccaggcccagagggAGGTCAGGGGCACAAAGTTTAGTTGGAGGCCAGTAACCAGCACTGTACTCCAGGGTCAATACTGGCTCCAGTGCTCTCTAACATCCTCATTAACATTCTGGATGATGGTGCAGAGTGTACCTTTAGTGAGTTTGCAGCTGACACAAACTTGAAAGGATTGGCTGATACGCCAGAGCATTGTGCTGCTATCCAGAGGGACCACAACAAGTTGGAGAAATGGGCTGATGGGAAACTTAGGAAGTTCATCAAGGAGAAGTGCAAAGTCCTGCAGTTGGGAAGAAACAACCCCATCTATCTGAACAGGCTGAGGACTATCCATCTAGGAAACAGCTTGGCAGAAGGGAACCTGGAGGTCCTGGTGGACAGCAAGGTGAACTGAGCCAACAAATGGTATCCATGGCTGCGTTAGCCAAAGTATTGCCAGCAGGTTAATGGAGGTGATCCTTTGCCTTGACTCAGCCCCGGTGGGGCCACACTTGGGCTGCTGTGTCCAGTCCTGGACTCCTTGGTACAAAAGAGACAGAGACACGCTGAAGAGAGACTGAAGAAGGGCCACAAAGGTGATTAAGGGTGAAGCATCTTCCCTGTGGGGCAAGGCTGGGAAAGCTtggactgttcagcctggtgATGGGGCTGAACTTGGGGGCTGAGGGGGATTTGATCCGTACATGTCAGACACATGAAGGGAGGGTGAAAGGAATGCAGAGCCCGGCTCTTTGCATTGGATCACAATGACAGGACTaaaggcaatgggcagaaacatATGCAGGAGGCTCCCTCTGGAcatcaggaaacattttttactGTCAGGATGACTGAGCACTGGCATAGCTTGGCCAGACTGGTCGTGGAGTCAtcatccttggagatactcagAAGTCAGCTGGACGTGGTTCTGGGTAGCTGGGTCTAGGTGGCCCTGCGTGAGCAGGagggttggaccagatgacaTCTGAAGATCCCTTCCCAGCTCATCCATTCTATGTTCATTCAAATGCTTCACCTTGAATTATATTTCTTATGTTCATGGGTAAAGGAGGAAGTATGTAAAGAAATTCTAATCACTGTATCTAACTGCATCCAGCAGACAACTCTCTCTGAAGACTGCTATGGTTAAGAATATTTAACAGTAGAAGCTGCTACCTTGAGCTTAATGTAGACTTGCTTTAAAATAGAGAGGAGGTTGTCTTCATCAAAGCTGGTGTTTGAAATGGAAAACGTTTTGGTAAATATAAAATACTCAAAATAGCTGCTACATtcaccaaagacatggaaaGAGCCTGCTTTTGTGGCTTAAATTTGCTCA encodes:
- the SPRYD7 gene encoding SPRY domain-containing protein 7, which translates into the protein MAASVFCCFSWCRDGGAGHIPLKEMPAVHLDTQRMGTDVVIVKNGRRICGTGGCLANAPLHQNKSYFEFKIQSTGIWGIGVATQKANLNQIPLGRDVHSLVIRNDGALYYNNEEKNRLPANNLPQEGDVVGITYDHVELNVYLNGKNMHCPASGIRGTVYPVVYVDDSAILDCQFSEFYHTPPPGFEKILFEQQIF